In Chlorocebus sabaeus isolate Y175 chromosome 11, mChlSab1.0.hap1, whole genome shotgun sequence, one DNA window encodes the following:
- the LOC103238458 gene encoding olfactory receptor 6C3-like, whose protein sequence is MRNHKTITEFVLLGISDSPELQIVIFIFLFITYVLSVTGNLTFIIFALIDSSLKIPIYYFLWNFSFLEITVTSVSIPKFWGAIITKVKTISCNNCLAQLFFFIFMDASKFFLLAVMSYDRHVAICKPLHYTTIMNKKICTLLVFSSWLGGFLTIFSPLTLIFKLDFCASNVTDHFSCDYFPILQLSCSDTWLLEMIGFYFAFVTLLITLALVILSYVCIICTILRIPSANQRKKAFSTCSSHMIVISTSCGSCIFMYVKPSAKETASLTKGVAILNTSVAPMLNPFIYTLRNQLVKQAFKDLVHKVVFYRNK, encoded by the coding sequence atGAGAAACCACAAAACAATTACAGAGTTTGTACTCTTAGGCATATCAGACAGCCCAGAGCTTCAGattgtaatttttatctttttatttataacttaTGTATTAAGTGTGACTGGCAATTTAACCTTTATCATATTTGCCTTGATAGACTCTAGTCTAAAGATTCCTATATATTACTTCCTCTGGAATTTCTCCTTCTTAGAAATTACAGTCACCAGTGTTTCCATCCCCAAATTTTGGGGGGCAATTATTACTAAAGTCAAGACCATTTCCTGTAACAACTGTTTAgctcaattatttttcttcatcttcatggATGCGTCTAAATTTTTTCTTCTAGCTGTGATGTCTTATGATCGTcatgtggccatctgcaagcctcTCCACTACACCACCATCATGAACAAGAAAATTTGCACCCTGCTTGTCTTTAGTTCATGGCTGGGAGGATTTCTGACCATTTTTTCACCACTCACACTTATCTTCAAATTAGATTTTTGTGCTTCCAATGTCACTGATCACTTCTCTTGTGACTATTTCCCCATCTTACAACTTTCGTGCTCAGACACGTGGCTTTTAGAGATGATTGGTTTTTACTTTGCCTTTGTTACTCTGCTGATTACCTTAGCATTAGTAATTCTGTCCTATGTGTGCATCATTTGCACTATTCTGAGAATTCCATCTGCCAATCAGAGGAAAAAGGCTTTCTCCACTTGCTCCTCTCATATGATCGTCATCTCCACCTCTTGTGGAAGCTGTATATTCATGTATGTCAAGCCTTCAGCAAAAGAAACAGCATCATTGACCAAAGGAGTAGCTATTCTCAACACTTCAGTTGCCCCCATGCTGAACCCTTTTATTTACACCCTGAGAAACCAGCTAGTAAAACAAGCTTTTAAAGATTTGGTTCACAAAGTAGTGTTTTatagaaacaaatga
- the LOC119620700 gene encoding olfactory receptor 6C6-like, with the protein MKNQSMEIVFTLLGLTNDPLLQTVIFLFLFCNYILSLMGNLTIIPLTLLDPRLKTPMYFFLQNFSFLEISFTTVCIPQFLTSILTGDKTISYNACATRLFFFLLLGVTEFYLLAAMSYDCYIAICKPLHYPIIMSSKVCYQLLFISWVTGFLIIFPPLVLGLKLDFCASKTIDHFLCDTSPILQISCTDTCFIELMAFILAVLTLIITLLLVIFSYTYIIKTILKFPSVQQQTKALSTCSSHMIVVSITCGSCIFMYVKPSAKERVTLTKGVVVLNTSVAPLLNSFIYTLRNQQVKEALKDMLQRFCYFRNKTKFGYK; encoded by the coding sequence atgaagaaccaATCAATGGAGATAGTGTTCACTCTGCTTGGACTGACAAATGACCCTCTACTACAGActgtgatttttctgtttctattttgtaATTATATCCTGAGCCTGATGGGAAACTTAACCATCATTCCCCTCACCCTGCTGGATCCACGGCTCAAGACTCCAATGTATTTCTTCCTCCAAAATTTCTCCTTCTTAGAAATTTCATTCACAACTGTTTGCATTCCACAATTCTTGACAAGCATTCTGACTGGAGACAAGACAATTTCCTACAATGCTTGTGCAACTCGAttattcttcttccttttattaGGAGTTACTGAGTTTTACCTCCTGGCTGCCATGTCCTATGACTGCTACATTGCCATCTGCAAGCCACTGCATTATCCAATCATTATGAGCAGCAAAGTGTGCTACCAACTTCTATTCATCTCTTGGGTAACTGGATTCCTAATCATCTTTCCCCCTTTGGTCTTGGGACTCAAGCTGGATTTCTGTGCTTCCAAAACTATTGATCACTTCTTATGTGACACTTCTCCTATTCTACAGATTTCTTGCACAGATACATGTTTTATAGAATTAATGGCTTTTATTTTAGCTGTGCTGACACTCATCATCACGTTGTTGTTAGTGATCTTCTCCTACACATACATCATCAAAACCATTCTAAAATTCCCTTCTGTTCAGCAACAAACCAAGGCTTTATCCACTTGTTCTTCACACATGATTGTTGTCTCTATTACTTGTGGGAGTTGTATCTTTATGTATGTGAAACCATCAGCAAAAGAAAGGGTGACTTTAACTAAAGGAGTAGTTGTGCTCAATACCTCTGTTGCCCCTTTACTCAACTCCTTCATTTATACTCTAAGGAACCAGCAGGTGAAAGAAGCTCTCAAGGATATGCTTCAAAGATTTTGTTATTTTCGAAACAAGACAAAATTTGGATATAAATAA